Proteins encoded together in one Lysinibacillus sp. FSL K6-0232 window:
- a CDS encoding SHOCT domain-containing protein, which produces MKQNLILYSMQIAMLKQLLTRKLISDKEYYIVKNKLMKEYGIVSDITS; this is translated from the coding sequence TTGAAACAGAATTTGATTCTATATAGTATGCAAATTGCTATGTTAAAACAACTGCTAACCCGTAAACTAATTTCAGATAAAGAATATTATATTGTAAAAAACAAATTAATGAAAGAGTATGGTATTGTTTCTGACATTACAAGCTGA
- a CDS encoding helix-turn-helix domain-containing protein, with protein sequence MNGMNNSNIENNERGLLPYPIILAANKGEPEAMKVVVLHYGSYMTSLSMRKLRDEQGNTYWGIDEDTRDRLRAKLMQSVLAFKI encoded by the coding sequence ATGAATGGGATGAATAATTCTAATATTGAAAACAACGAGCGTGGTTTATTGCCGTACCCAATTATTTTAGCTGCAAATAAGGGTGAGCCAGAAGCAATGAAAGTAGTTGTTCTGCATTATGGAAGCTATATGACAAGCCTATCCATGCGTAAGCTCCGTGATGAACAAGGAAACACTTATTGGGGCATCGATGAAGATACACGTGATCGCTTACGAGCGAAGCTTATGCAATCTGTTTTAGCTTTCAAAATTTGA
- a CDS encoding RNA polymerase sigma factor — MIEPDRTEWQVRCAFNAFCKRVLKNEAINIFNERKQRQAKEMTFSDLTPQEENQLYTLDKQYEGEEGQSFQVAGKKITPKLLAEAMRTLPKEKRITVLLYYFFQLSDVEIGQLLDIPRSTVQYRRTSSFERLKRFLEEHADEWDE; from the coding sequence ATGATAGAACCAGATCGTACCGAGTGGCAAGTTCGCTGTGCATTTAATGCTTTTTGTAAACGTGTTTTGAAGAATGAAGCAATCAATATTTTTAATGAAAGAAAACAACGACAAGCAAAGGAGATGACATTTTCTGATCTCACCCCACAAGAAGAAAATCAACTCTATACCTTAGATAAGCAATATGAAGGAGAAGAAGGGCAAAGTTTTCAAGTGGCTGGAAAGAAAATCACTCCGAAATTACTTGCTGAAGCCATGCGTACCTTGCCAAAGGAAAAGCGTATCACTGTCCTACTATACTATTTTTTTCAACTGTCTGATGTGGAAATTGGTCAACTACTCGACATTCCACGTAGTACAGTTCAGTATAGGCGGACAAGCTCTTTTGAACGGTTAAAGCGATTTTTGGAGGAACATGCAGATGAATGGGATGAATAA
- a CDS encoding IS630 family transposase (programmed frameshift), with product MRKIVLIPEEQIPAALEELKLVMKEENNHKMFVRYQVIYMLLSGESYEKIVDYTGLSLATLFNYRKAYCEKGIAGLGRKKQPGRKRHLTAEQEARVVATIVNQTPKDAGFPVEMNWTAPLLRDWIERTFGVSFSVRGTRDLLYRLGLSYTKPTYTLEKADPLKQAVFLEKFEQAKKLIHGQIDRILFEDESMIRDYQAISNTWFLKGQQKIIPTYGRHQGVKLIGTLDYETGDVFCVQEEQYTAVEFLSFLEKVIARYPNERIVMVLDNARIHHAKLIQPFLEKYQDFFEFLFLPPYSPNLNLIEGLWKWMKTTVIHNVFYSNVGKIQRAVQGFIQMINQTPENTVNRLCLKL from the exons ATGCGTAAAATTGTCCTAATTCCTGAAGAACAAATTCCTGCTGCTTTAGAAGAATTAAAGCTTGTCATGAAAGAAGAAAACAATCATAAAATGTTCGTTCGCTACCAAGTGATTTATATGTTACTTTCCGGCGAATCGTATGAAAAAATTGTCGACTATACAGGTCTTTCTTTAGCGACGCTGTTCAATTATCGCAAAGCTTATTGTGAAAAAGGGATCGCTGGACTTGGACGTAAAAAACAACCTGGTCGAAAGCGTCATTTAACGGCTGAACAAGAAGCACGAGTCGTCGCGACAATTGTCAACCAAACGCCTAAAGATGCTGGTTTTCCCGTTGAAATGAACTGGACAGCGCCTCTTCTTCGCGATTGGATTGAGCGAACATTTGGTGTGTCTTTTTCTGTACGTGGGACACGTGATTTATTGTACCGTCTTGGTTTAAGTTATACGAAACCAACGTATACATTGGAAAAAGCAGACCCCCTCAAACAAGCAGTTTTCCTTGAAAAATTTGAACAGGCG AAAAAACTAATTCATGGTCAAATTGATCGTATTTTATTTGAAGACGAGTCAATGATCCGTGATTACCAAGCGATTTCCAACACGTGGTTTCTTAAAGGTCAACAAAAAATCATTCCAACATATGGCCGACATCAAGGGGTTAAGCTAATTGGTACATTGGATTACGAAACGGGCGATGTATTTTGCGTGCAAGAAGAACAATATACCGCTGTTGAATTCCTAAGTTTTTTAGAAAAAGTCATCGCTCGTTATCCGAATGAACGCATCGTGATGGTATTAGACAATGCGCGCATACACCATGCGAAATTGATTCAACCATTTTTAGAAAAGTATCAAGATTTCTTTGAATTTCTGTTCCTTCCGCCGTACAGTCCCAATTTAAATTTAATCGAAGGACTGTGGAAATGGATGAAGACAACGGTGATCCACAATGTCTTTTACTCAAATGTCGGAAAGATTCAACGTGCTGTCCAAGGCTTTATCCAAATGATTAATCAAACACCTGAAAATACGGTGAATAGGCTGTGCTTGAAACTCTAA